CAGGCATCGtgggctcgtctttctgtaacgcgctcaaaggaggagacacgacgagcgtcgTACGGTGAACATGAAACGTTTAATACACAAAGACGTAAACTCCGTGCAGAGGATGAGCACAAATATCCGACACTCACGCAGACAcaaagctttagacaaagacgagcacaagacactgcgctaacgcacattatataggtgattaacacagaccctcatgatctcgagacaaggcacaggtgagactacgaacacgctcacgaacaacccacacccacggaagtacatacatggacataatgacacgcagacaacgtagaggcacgcccacagggaagggtccgggactgtcaccgtaacactttataatctcggcagatgctgcgcgtattctatagcgtgttcagctccgctcgtttggattgtgcaacagcagggtgtgatttattaatgtgtagtaaggaagatgcctattgttaatgtgcaaacatcattttaaaatatttattaacagaaattaggatgattttatttgacaaaaggctatatataacgaaaacaaagacatttcatgtaacaactaatgcatagctgcatccttgggcacccccatgcagttagaatggtacattcgactgtgacgttcatagtcgactagggggtatagtcgattatagtcgaatcagcgactattgcaggtcacccctagtaatTATACTGGAGATGACAAACCTGGAGGTGAAGTGTGCGTTTGGGGACACCTGGAGAGAAAGCGACTTTAAAGGCCTCTAAGCCTACATAGGTCTGATGATTTTTGCAGGAGTAGCCTATATTGCTCAAACAATGAGGCTACAAAATGTCTGAGGCCTATATTCTAGGTAACTGTGTCCTTACAACAGTTTCATTCCCCGCACACCAGCCTGTACCAGTCTGTTCAGGAGTGTTTAAGCCAATGCCCCAGCCCAGGTGCTGCCCCAACCTCAGCCCTGGCTGCTCTCCCCCAAAAAGGACATGGGTTCTtgaattcacacacaaacacacacacacacacacacacacacacacacacacacacacacacaacttcatCCTGAGTTTGGTTTTTGGTTTTCAACTTATTTTTTGCACAATGTTCATTTTGTAACACATTTTCAGTGCTAATATTTGTATTTTCACTGCTGTTATTTTATGTCTAATTCTATAAATGTTAGACCCTACTTTGAGACATTGTTCACAACTAAAGAATGTTGAATAATCCAATTATTTTGgttgtgaaaaatattttttgtgctaaAACAGACCAGTCAGTTACTAAAGTAAGGGCCCTGAGGTGAACACGATTGGACTTTTAAATCATGGCCCTCTATATAACTAACAGCTGTATCCATCCCCTGGGTGCTGTACAATTGGTGATGGAGTGTACCCATACAAGATCCATCCAAAACTGTCCAAGTCCATTGCCTTCATTATATCATACTGACAACCACTACAGAACCAGAACCACCACTAAAACAGAGCCTGAAACATGTACAATCATCACAAACCAACCACAGTACACAggcaaaatttttttaattcatttaattaattaaaaattcATTTTAATAAATATCATTAGGTTCATAATAACCTAAGACAGCTGTGTGGTTTCAAATACACAGCAATCTAGACTGCTGGAGACCTCTTCTAGATTTTGAACACATTTTGATgtctggtgaggacttttcctttctgaacctggaatgcccacctctgctgGTGTGTGAGTCATCGCCATGGCCTCTGGAGAACTGAACTACATATAAATTTGCCATTGTGTACCACTATTGATTCCACTATATCTgtgcatttcattactttacTGACAAGAGTCAACTGAGGTTAACTGAAGCCAAAGGTAAGATAAAGCAGTGAATATGATTCCTCTTTTGTGCAATGTAGGaacaaagaaaaaatatatattagtaTATGGTAAGCAATCGgtaaaaacatttttgaaatGTTTAACTTTTCTGTTACATTGTTGTTTGTTCAACAGATTTTAATGGATACCAAAGTTTCAAATGACACCTTTAGCTGGATCCTTCAAATTGCCAAGTTTGATGTCTATCCAGATGTTGTATATCCTGTCTTCCTGACTGGAGCTCTGATCTACTTGTTTTCAGTGTTATGTAATGGAATAATTCTAACACTCATTGTGACACAACGGAGTCTTCATAAACCAATGTTCTACATTATGTTCAGCCTCCCTCTAGCAGACATAATAGGAATCACCACTATCCTTCCCAGACTGTTAATTGATATTGTAACTCAATCAAATGTTGTCTATTACCCAACATGTGTCTTACAGGGTTTTATTCTGCATTTTTATGGAGGTACTGTATATTTTATACTGGCAGCAATGGCATTTGACCGCTACATAGCAATATGCAAGCCACTCAGATATCACACTATAATGACACCCTTCACAGTTGGAGGTGTTATAGCTTTGGCTTGGGGCCTTGACTTTGCTTTAATAACCGTGTTGTTTGCCCTTCAGGCCAGACTACCAAAGTGCAAGAcatttattgttaatgtgtattGTTCAAATATGTCCTTAGTGCAACTCTCATGTGCAGGTGATGTCACAGTTAACAACATATATGGGTTGGTTCTAACAGGATTTATGCAGGCTGTTAGTGTGGGAATTCAGTTATTCTCCTATGTACAAATACTCAAAGCCTGCCTTTCCCACTCTCAATCTGATGCTAAAATGAAGGCTCTAAATACTTGTTCTGCACAGATAATTATATTTGTTCTGTTTGAAATAGTTTGTACCACTGCAATACTTTCATATCGATTCCAAAATATATCTCCAAATGCACAAAAACTGTGTGGTATAATGACTTTCACAGTCCCGCCAGTTGTCAATCCAattatatatggaatgaaaacaaaaGACATTCGAAATGGATTTATTATGGTcttcaaaaaaattaagggcaAATTCACATAAACATAGCATGAAAAGCTTTGGTCTTTATGAACATGCAGACTGATTCAGTACACAAAAATGTGCTGACACTGTCCAAAAGTGtcattaaaatgtaattaaataacAGTTCTATTGTCTCTACAAAAATGTTTGCCTTCATTTAAAGTTATTTTAAGTTATATTGTCAAAACGAAAATATGAACTAAAGCCCTGATTATGTAAAAAAGCACAAGAAAACCAGTTTTGTTtggaaaaacaataataattagATTTTCCGAGGGGTATTAATTGATTTGATTAATTTGAAATCCAAATTTTAGGTCAGATTTACCGACATGCTCTTTTAATTatattgttttctttctttgtacATTCAAGAGAAGTACAAGTGCTCATTTTAAACCAAAACCCAGAGCTGAGCAACAGCAGACATTCATGTAGCACGTTGTGTTTTTATGCCAAGTTTTCTATTTATATATATccaaataaatgtaaattttgtttaaaatattttgaCTTTGCAAACTCACAGCACCTAAGAAGAGAATCAGAAGACCTTTCACAACTTGCAACATGCATGTTACTTGCTAGGATTAATTAAAAATACATCACCATTAAAATACCTGTGATAAGACATTGAAGCCAACCATAGTACTCAGTATTTGTTCCTCATATCAGCTTATGCTGAAGgcaatgtttaaaatgtaaaagaTTCActgaaccttttttttcttttttttcccaaaaTATTGTTTTGGCTTTGTAATTCTGGAGCACTCATCCGAAGTAACTCACTGTACGTGTA
This sequence is a window from Brachyhypopomus gauderio isolate BG-103 chromosome 16, BGAUD_0.2, whole genome shotgun sequence. Protein-coding genes within it:
- the LOC143478297 gene encoding olfactory receptor 52B2-like codes for the protein MDTKVSNDTFSWILQIAKFDVYPDVVYPVFLTGALIYLFSVLCNGIILTLIVTQRSLHKPMFYIMFSLPLADIIGITTILPRLLIDIVTQSNVVYYPTCVLQGFILHFYGGTVYFILAAMAFDRYIAICKPLRYHTIMTPFTVGGVIALAWGLDFALITVLFALQARLPKCKTFIVNVYCSNMSLVQLSCAGDVTVNNIYGLVLTGFMQAVSVGIQLFSYVQILKACLSHSQSDAKMKALNTCSAQIIIFVLFEIVCTTAILSYRFQNISPNAQKLCGIMTFTVPPVVNPIIYGMKTKDIRNGFIMVFKKIKGKFT